From a region of the Besnoitia besnoiti strain Bb-Ger1 chromosome I, whole genome shotgun sequence genome:
- a CDS encoding ribosomal protein RPL13 (encoded by transcript BESB_001210), with translation MVSKNNVLPNVHLRKWWQRYVKTWFNQPGRKQSRRLRRQEKAAKLGVVPAGLLRPVVHPPTQRYNMKVRAGKGFTLEELKAVGLSARVANSIGVAVDHRRRNRSAESLNANVTRLKAYLAKLVLFQRGSKAKKGLAGIPADTPKSQIQNVKHVKISTAMPIPRPNKRCKPRAITAEEKNFMAYATLRKALRDGKNVGKHAKKLASEKEAAKK, from the exons ATGGTGTCCAAGAACAACGTCCTTCCCAACGTCCACCTCCGCAAATGGTGGCAGAGATACGTGAAGACCTGGTTCAACCAACCAGGCCGCAAGCAGAGCCGCAGACTCCGCCGCCaggagaaggcagcgaagctCGGCGTCGTGCCTGCGGGTCTCCTCCGACCCGTCGTCCACCCTCCTACACAGAGATACAACATGAAGGTTCGCGCAGGCAAGGGCTTCACTCTTGAAGAGCTGAAG GCTGTCGGCTTgagcgcccgcgtcgcgaACTCGATCGGCGTCGCAGTCGAccaccgccgccgcaacCGCTCGGCGGAGAGCCTGAACGCCAACGTGACGCGCCTGAAGGCGTACCTCGCGAAGCTCGTTCTCTTCCAGCGCGGCTCCAAGGCCAAGAAGGGTCTCGCGGGCATCCCTGCTGACACGCCCAAGAGCCAAATCCAGAACGTCAAGCACGTCAAAATCAGCACTGCCATGCCCATCCCCCGACCCAACAAGCGCTGCAAG CCCAGAGCCATcaccgcagaggagaagaactTCATGGCGTACGCCACCTTGCGCAAGGCTCTGCGTGACGGCAAGAACGTCGGCAAGCACGCCAAGAAGTTGGCCAGTGAgaaggaggccgcgaagaaaTAG
- a CDS encoding ribosomal protein RPS16 (encoded by transcript BESB_001220) — protein MADTGKRPKKRVQTFGRKKNAVAVALCTQGKGLLRVNGRPLELLQPDALKVKVFEPLLLLGKDRFQDMDIRVRVSGGGYVAQVYAIRQAIAKAVVAFNQKYVDEATKKEVRDILVAYDRSLIVADPRRCEPKKFGGPGARARYQKSYR, from the exons ATGGCGGATACGGGCAAGAGACCCAAGAAGCGCGTCCAGACATTTGGCCGCAAG AAAAACGCGGTCGCTGTCGCGCTCTGCACGCAAGGCAAGGGATTGCTGCGCGTCAATGGCCGCCCTCTGGAGCTTCTCCAGCCGGATGCTCTGAAAGTGAAAGTCTTcgagcctcttcttctcttggGAAAGGACAGGTTCCAGGATATGGATATTCGCGTTCGTGTTAGCGGAGGAGGTTACGTCGCTCAGGTCTACGCTATCCGCCAAGCTATCGCCAAGGCAGTCGTCGCCTTCAACCAGAAGT ATGTGGATGAGGCAACGAAGAAGGAAGTGCGCGACATCCTGGTGGCGTACGACAGGTCTCTGATCGTCGCAGACCCCCGCCGGTGCGAGCCGAAGAAGTTCGGTGGTCCCggtgctcgcgcgcgctACCAAAAGTCGTATCGATGA
- a CDS encoding dynein light chain 8 family E protein (encoded by transcript BESB_001230), whose protein sequence is MQASRIGNMLATQETIMDMEPNSEMHADALAQAALAVQKYETEKEISRHIKAFFDAKYSPNWHCIVGKNFANYASYECKCYLFFYVGQTAVLLYKMG, encoded by the coding sequence ATGCAAGCCTCGCGCATCGGCAACATGCTGGCCACTCAAGAAACGATTATGGACATGGAGCCCAACTCCGAAAtgcacgcggacgcgcttgCCCAGGCTGCCCTTGCAGTACAGAAATACGAGACGGAAAAAGAAATATCTCGCCATATCAAGGCGTTCTTTGACGCGAAGTACTCGCCTAACTGGCACTGCATCGTCGGCAAGAACTTCGCAAACTACGCGTCATACGAGTGCAAGTGCTACCTTTTCTTCTACGTTGGGCAGACAGCGGTCCTCCTGTACAAGATGGGCTGA
- a CDS encoding hypothetical protein (encoded by transcript BESB_001240) — MKVPALAVSVITLLCVLVQEFTGLCYRLVPLHPAPFVYSSAPAPRSFIPAPRPAGRRSLNLFMKKKGGRVLVTLECTEARALGMPPSRYITSKNRRTTPEPLVLRKYNKYLRRHTIHKEIK; from the coding sequence ATGAAGGTTCCTGCTTTAGCAGTTTCCGTCATCAcccttctctgcgttttgGTCCAGGAGTTTACTGGGCTGTGCTATCGGTTGGTTCCTCTTCATCCCGCACCCTTCGTGTAcagctccgcgcccgcccctcgCTCATTCATACCAGCGCCCCGACCAGCcggtcgccgcagcctgaaTTTGTTTATGAAGAAGAAAGGTGGAAGAGTTTTGGTCACGCTGGAGTGCACTGAGGCGCGGGCACTCGGCATGCCCCCCTCGAGGTACATCACTTCAAAGAATCGGAGAACGACGCCGGAACCGTTAGTTCTACGCAAGTACAACAAATACCTTCGCCGTCACACAATTCACAAAGAAATAAAATAG